A section of the Burkholderia mallei ATCC 23344 genome encodes:
- the tssF gene encoding type VI secretion system baseplate subunit TssF, with protein sequence MDELLSYYERELAFLRRHVRDFAERYPKIASRMQLASGADGSSEDPQVERLFESFALTGARASRHIDDDYSEFTKAFIEVLYPHYLRVFPSCSIASFDIDASRAAQMSAAVLVPRGTQLYSRPVRGAKLFFRTAYDVTLSPLQLTAARFHAMPQAPRSFRLPPNASAQLSLSFAIRSPHASVADLKLDSVRLYTRGEPLMSAALRDALSIHALQAYVEPEQGGRWVALERVPFAAVGVSREDSLIPCPQGVHPAYPLLTEYFAFAEKFGFFDCDLREAGRLGRRHFTLHLLLKGIPADSAKAGVLESLSAEHVLLGCTPVINLFETTGKLGQQPSAASGAHMQPLVVDKQNAYAYEVYSVDAVTQVQETPQGERVTTFPSLHSLYHGGQAARASLYWRMRRDALVARSEPGHELSLGFVDGALDPVAAPAGLDFKLTCSNRDLPEHLPHGAPGGDLMMEGGTLASRIGLLQRPTRPLRLREDRGVLWRLVSQLSSNSLLLAGGAGAVRDLLGLHDVQESPATVRQIAGIVDVSQKPVTAWVSEKPFASVVRGLEIRITVDEECFAGTGVHTFAQLMDCLLSRYVAPNGFTQLVLVSSRTGDVLCTCARRAGGGFLI encoded by the coding sequence ATGGATGAACTCCTCTCATACTACGAACGGGAACTGGCGTTCCTGCGCCGGCACGTGCGCGATTTCGCCGAGCGCTATCCGAAGATCGCGAGCCGCATGCAGCTCGCGAGCGGCGCGGACGGCAGCAGCGAGGATCCCCAGGTCGAGCGGCTGTTCGAATCATTCGCGCTGACGGGCGCGCGCGCGTCGCGGCACATCGACGACGACTACTCCGAGTTCACGAAGGCGTTCATCGAGGTGCTGTACCCGCATTATCTGCGCGTGTTCCCGTCGTGCTCGATCGCGTCGTTCGACATCGATGCGAGCCGCGCCGCGCAGATGTCGGCGGCCGTGCTCGTGCCGCGCGGCACGCAGCTGTACAGCCGGCCCGTGAGGGGCGCGAAGCTGTTCTTCCGCACCGCGTACGACGTGACGCTGTCGCCGCTGCAACTGACGGCCGCGCGCTTTCACGCGATGCCGCAGGCGCCGCGTTCGTTCCGGCTGCCGCCGAACGCGAGCGCGCAGCTCTCGCTGTCGTTCGCGATCCGCTCGCCGCACGCGAGCGTCGCCGATCTGAAGCTCGATTCCGTTCGCCTGTACACGCGCGGCGAGCCGCTGATGAGCGCCGCGCTGCGCGACGCGCTGTCGATTCATGCATTGCAGGCGTACGTCGAGCCGGAGCAGGGCGGGCGCTGGGTGGCGCTCGAACGCGTGCCCTTCGCGGCCGTCGGCGTGTCGCGCGAGGACAGCCTGATTCCTTGCCCGCAGGGTGTGCATCCCGCGTATCCGCTGCTGACCGAGTATTTCGCCTTTGCCGAGAAATTCGGCTTCTTCGATTGCGATCTGCGCGAGGCCGGGCGCCTCGGCAGGCGGCACTTCACGCTTCATCTGCTGCTCAAGGGCATCCCGGCCGATTCCGCGAAGGCGGGCGTGCTCGAATCGCTGAGCGCCGAGCACGTGCTGCTCGGCTGCACGCCGGTGATCAATCTGTTCGAGACGACGGGCAAGCTCGGCCAGCAGCCGAGCGCCGCGTCGGGCGCGCACATGCAGCCGCTCGTCGTCGACAAGCAGAATGCCTATGCATACGAAGTCTATTCGGTCGATGCGGTGACGCAGGTCCAGGAGACGCCGCAGGGCGAGCGCGTCACGACGTTCCCGTCGCTGCATTCGCTGTACCACGGCGGGCAGGCGGCGCGGGCGTCGCTGTACTGGCGCATGCGGCGCGACGCGCTTGTCGCGAGAAGCGAGCCGGGGCACGAGCTGTCGCTCGGCTTCGTCGACGGCGCGCTCGATCCGGTCGCGGCGCCGGCCGGCCTCGATTTCAAGCTCACATGCAGCAACCGCGATTTGCCGGAGCATCTGCCGCACGGCGCGCCGGGCGGCGATCTGATGATGGAAGGCGGCACGCTCGCGAGCCGGATCGGCCTGTTGCAGCGGCCCACGCGGCCGCTGCGCTTGCGCGAGGATCGCGGCGTGCTGTGGCGTCTCGTGTCGCAGCTCTCGTCGAACTCGCTGTTGCTCGCCGGCGGCGCCGGCGCCGTGCGTGACCTGCTCGGGCTGCACGACGTGCAGGAGTCGCCCGCGACCGTGCGTCAGATCGCGGGCATCGTCGACGTGTCGCAGAAGCCCGTGACCGCGTGGGTATCCGAGAAGCCGTTCGCGAGCGTCGTGCGGGGGCTCGAGATTCGCATCACGGTCGACGAAGAGTGCTTCGCGGGCACGGGTGTCCACACCTTCGCGCAACTGATGGATTGCCTGTTGAGCCGATACGTCGCGCCGAACGGCTTCACGCAGCTCGTGCTCGTGTCGAGCCGAACCGGCGACGTGCTGTGCACGTGCGCGCGTCGCGCGGGCGGCGGATTCCTGATCTAG
- a CDS encoding PAAR domain-containing protein, with protein sequence MARPFIVLGDKHSHGGTVTTAAAASAIHGKGIARRNDRVSCPIHGPNHIVEGDDTMIIDNEGVARDGYRTACGAVLIASQSSTGGDAA encoded by the coding sequence ATGGCACGCCCATTCATCGTCCTCGGCGACAAGCACAGCCACGGCGGCACCGTCACGACCGCGGCCGCGGCTTCCGCGATCCACGGCAAGGGCATCGCGCGCCGCAACGACCGTGTGTCGTGCCCGATCCATGGGCCCAACCACATCGTCGAGGGCGACGATACGATGATCATCGACAATGAAGGCGTCGCGCGTGACGGCTATCGCACCGCCTGCGGCGCGGTGCTGATCGCGAGCCAGTCGAGCACGGGCGGCGACGCGGCGTGA